One Thiocapsa sp. genomic window carries:
- the ureG gene encoding urease accessory protein UreG, whose translation MLDALCKALRDRYQLAVVTNDIYTREDAEFLIRSQALPAERIVGVETGGCPHTAIREDASMNLAAVEDLQIRFPDLDLVFIESGGDNLAATFSPELADLTIYVIDVAEGEKIPRKGGPGITRSDLLVINKIDLAPYVGASLEVMERDSKRMRGERPFVFTNLRTGQGLETILDFIEHQGMLGV comes from the coding sequence CTGCTGGATGCGCTCTGCAAGGCGCTGCGTGACCGCTATCAGCTGGCGGTGGTCACCAACGACATCTACACTCGCGAAGACGCCGAGTTCCTGATCCGCTCCCAAGCCCTGCCCGCCGAGCGCATTGTCGGCGTGGAGACCGGCGGCTGTCCGCATACCGCCATCCGCGAGGACGCCTCGATGAACCTGGCCGCGGTGGAGGATCTGCAGATCCGCTTCCCGGATCTCGATCTCGTCTTCATCGAAAGCGGCGGCGACAACCTCGCCGCCACCTTCAGCCCCGAGCTGGCGGATCTGACGATCTATGTCATCGACGTGGCCGAAGGCGAGAAGATCCCGCGTAAGGGCGGGCCGGGCATCACCCGCTCCGACCTCTTGGTGATCAACAAGATCGACCTGGCGCCGTACGTGGGGGCATCGCTGGAGGTCATGGAGCGCGACTCCAAACGCATGCGTGGGGAGCGGCCGTTCGTCTTCACGAATCTGCGCACCGGCCAGGGCTTGGAAACGATCCTCGACTTCATCGAGCATCAGGGGATGCTCGGGGTTTAA
- a CDS encoding IS607 family transposase, producing MSKIYRINEFAKRIGKAPSTIRRWEREGKLVAKRHPSGHRYFDEADVRRLTGGAPERRAVVVYCRVSSAGQKDDLASQVKAMETYCLGAGIAVDEWVQEIGGGMNFKRKRFLALMEQIERGEVRQVLVAHKDRLMRFGFDLFEHIARHNGCEVVVVNQNALSPQQEMVEDLLAIVHTFSCRLSGLRHYKQQIKDDFPDAKLATPKAPCE from the coding sequence ATGAGCAAGATATATCGCATCAATGAGTTCGCGAAACGAATCGGCAAAGCGCCCTCGACGATTCGTCGCTGGGAGCGCGAAGGCAAGCTCGTCGCCAAGCGGCACCCTTCCGGGCATCGCTACTTCGACGAAGCGGACGTGCGCCGACTCACGGGCGGTGCGCCGGAGCGGCGCGCAGTGGTGGTGTACTGCCGCGTATCGAGCGCAGGACAGAAGGATGATTTAGCGTCCCAGGTGAAGGCGATGGAGACCTACTGCCTGGGCGCAGGGATCGCGGTTGATGAGTGGGTACAGGAGATCGGCGGCGGGATGAACTTCAAGCGCAAGCGCTTTCTCGCCCTGATGGAGCAGATCGAGCGCGGGGAGGTTCGGCAAGTGCTGGTCGCCCACAAGGACCGACTGATGCGCTTCGGATTCGACCTGTTCGAGCACATCGCCCGACACAACGGCTGCGAGGTGGTGGTGGTGAATCAGAATGCGCTCTCGCCTCAACAGGAGATGGTCGAGGATCTGCTGGCCATCGTGCACACCTTTTCCTGCCGGCTGTCCGGCCTGCGTCACTACAAGCAACAGATCAAGGACGATTTCCCCGACGCGAAGCTCGCCACCCCCAAGGCGCCGTGCGAATGA
- the ureE gene encoding urease accessory protein UreE has product MIRFIRTTTAHIPADVTLTLTLEQRTRCRLRVMLDDGQEAGLFLHRGTVLHHGDALIAEDGLVARIIAAPEHLSRVESADPLLLARACYHLGNRHVPLQIESGQLSYRQDQVLDEMVRGLGLEVRLVDAGFEPESGAYGGQVADHSGHAHEH; this is encoded by the coding sequence TTGATCCGCTTCATCCGCACGACCACCGCGCACATCCCGGCGGACGTGACCCTCACGCTCACGCTGGAGCAGCGCACCCGCTGTCGGCTGCGCGTCATGCTCGACGACGGCCAAGAGGCCGGACTCTTTCTGCACCGCGGCACCGTCCTGCATCACGGGGACGCGCTGATCGCCGAGGACGGTCTGGTCGCACGCATCATCGCGGCACCGGAGCACCTCTCGCGTGTCGAGAGCGCGGATCCCCTGCTGCTCGCACGCGCCTGTTACCACCTCGGCAACCGGCATGTGCCTCTGCAGATCGAGTCGGGGCAGCTCAGCTACCGACAGGATCAGGTCCTCGACGAGATGGTGCGCGGTCTCGGACTCGAGGTCAGGCTCGTGGATGCCGGCTTCGAGCCGGAGTCCGGGGCCTATGGGGGTCAGGTCGCGGATCATTCGGGCCATGCCCACGAGCACTGA
- a CDS encoding transposase has protein sequence MMIGEYSRGGCSRGETKAADHDMGCHEKYTPFGLVNEDTGALHLTFGSSAKTSDFIVDCLYDWWERQSPEQRERITLVQIKADNGPESNGRRTQFLNRMVAFADHIGKPVQLLYFPPYHSKYNPVERCWGILEQHWNGTLLVDARTMLEWAKSMTWKGLNPVVEMSRQVYDKGISLSKAAMKNIEARLQRNPELPKWDILIQPAVSV, from the coding sequence GTGATGATCGGCGAGTACTCGCGAGGCGGCTGTAGCCGCGGCGAGACCAAGGCCGCCGACCATGACATGGGCTGTCACGAGAAATACACCCCGTTCGGTCTGGTCAACGAGGACACCGGCGCGCTGCACCTGACCTTCGGAAGTTCCGCCAAGACCAGCGACTTCATCGTCGACTGCCTGTATGACTGGTGGGAACGGCAATCGCCCGAGCAGCGCGAGCGCATCACCCTGGTTCAGATCAAGGCCGACAACGGCCCGGAAAGCAACGGGCGACGCACCCAATTTCTCAACCGCATGGTCGCGTTCGCCGATCATATCGGCAAACCCGTTCAGCTGTTGTACTTCCCGCCCTATCACAGCAAATACAATCCGGTGGAACGCTGCTGGGGGATCCTGGAACAGCATTGGAACGGTACGCTCCTAGTGGACGCCCGGACCATGCTCGAGTGGGCCAAGAGCATGACCTGGAAGGGACTGAATCCGGTCGTGGAGATGAGTCGTCAGGTCTACGACAAAGGGATCTCACTGTCCAAGGCAGCCATGAAGAACATCGAGGCGCGCTTGCAGCGAAACCCGGAACTTCCGAAATGGGACATCCTGATCCAACCGGCAGTCTCGGTATGA
- a CDS encoding DUF499 domain-containing protein yields the protein MQTLAPACTPRDSIFDPSRRDTVLDLTDLIRDRIDPAAFFGENYVTEGMRILLTEAFRRLEGISTQGVFELTQEMGGGKTHLLNALGLLARYPDYRRLVMGDFYTPGDIGPVRVVAFTGRESDAPLGIWGSIATQLGKKEQFADYYSPLSAPGQTAWVNLLRGDPLIIMLDELPPYLQQAKSKTIGNSDLSVVTATALANLLVAIGRDELSNVCLVMTDLTASYAEGNEQIVQALNDLKKETGRTALRLQPVRMNTDEFFHILRQRIFAQLPPPEVIEEVAQGYAKAIRDARQMDVTNASPEQVAARIKESYPFHPSIRDLYARFKENPGFQQTRGLIRLMRIVAARLWGSGQAANLYLLTAQDIDLNDRETLSEINQINSSLDNAVSHDIASGGQSVAEILDTNLGGSDAQDAMKLLLVASLSTVAGAAKGLTLPELVANLCAPGRDISKLKNEVLNRLVTTAWYLHTGRDGRLFVKNVQNLVARLRTTAESYLHDQSVKELRERLGELFKPENGWCYQKVQVLPAVDEIDIAQDKTVLVVANPHPGGLHPDLQTLYDNIDFKNRVCFLTGQRSADSLLNAAKELKAIRHIIDELKSEGTPDNDPQLVQARDLLDRIQNQFGSALRETFSTLHYPSAQRLMSADFPMEFTANRYDGEDQVIRTLKAKMKYTDDVTGETFVKKVEARLFTQKAMPWNEIKRRAATNPAWQWHRADALERLKAECVHQDIWREDGGYVEKGPFPQPATQVKLQELLRDDDTGRVKLRATPLNGDSIYVEIGAPATTASQRLSGRDYETAEMVVSFLAVDSTGQHETGEPLTWHNRITIKSRVYDHGAEKVVELRTAPPAPLRYTTDGSDPKLAGGAYNEPVVLPAGTRFVLAVAEDKGTPSEVHQVAVNWDRPIDTKPIDITAPSTWRPVSHPEKVFRFNTTQAAYGFIERLKKHAGKAAAQRIAVLDGRWADLQLADDLLLDSEQIHATVEHLRGLVSEGEVTIEAAALWFPTGQQLLDYVHEIAVELPRDEVEP from the coding sequence ATGCAGACTCTCGCTCCCGCCTGCACACCCCGCGACAGCATCTTCGACCCGTCGCGCCGGGACACTGTCCTGGACCTCACGGACCTGATCCGGGATCGCATCGACCCTGCGGCATTTTTCGGCGAGAACTATGTCACCGAGGGGATGCGCATCCTGCTGACGGAGGCATTCAGACGCCTGGAAGGCATCAGCACGCAAGGGGTCTTCGAGTTGACCCAGGAGATGGGCGGCGGCAAGACGCATCTGCTCAACGCCCTCGGCCTGTTGGCGCGTTATCCCGACTATCGCCGCCTGGTGATGGGGGACTTCTACACCCCCGGCGACATCGGCCCTGTGCGTGTCGTCGCCTTCACCGGCAGGGAGAGCGACGCCCCGCTCGGCATCTGGGGCTCGATCGCCACCCAGCTCGGCAAGAAAGAGCAGTTCGCGGACTACTACTCACCCCTGTCCGCCCCCGGCCAGACCGCCTGGGTCAACCTGCTGCGGGGTGATCCGCTGATCATCATGCTGGATGAGCTGCCGCCTTACCTCCAGCAAGCAAAGTCCAAGACGATCGGCAACTCGGATCTGTCCGTCGTCACCGCCACCGCGCTCGCAAATCTCCTGGTCGCGATCGGCAGAGACGAGCTGTCCAACGTGTGTCTGGTGATGACCGACCTGACGGCCTCGTACGCCGAAGGCAACGAGCAGATCGTGCAGGCATTGAACGATCTGAAGAAAGAAACCGGGCGCACAGCGCTGCGTTTGCAGCCGGTGCGGATGAATACGGACGAGTTCTTCCACATCCTGCGCCAGCGGATCTTCGCACAGCTCCCGCCGCCGGAAGTCATCGAGGAGGTCGCCCAGGGTTACGCCAAGGCCATCCGCGACGCGCGTCAGATGGATGTGACCAACGCCTCGCCCGAGCAGGTCGCGGCGCGCATCAAAGAGTCCTACCCGTTTCACCCGTCGATCCGCGATCTCTACGCACGCTTCAAGGAAAACCCGGGGTTCCAGCAGACGCGCGGCCTCATCCGACTGATGCGTATCGTCGCCGCGCGCCTCTGGGGCAGCGGGCAAGCCGCGAACCTCTATCTTCTGACGGCTCAGGATATCGACCTCAACGATCGCGAGACCCTCTCCGAGATCAACCAGATCAACAGCAGTCTGGACAACGCGGTCTCGCACGACATCGCATCGGGCGGTCAGTCGGTCGCCGAAATCCTCGATACCAACCTCGGCGGCAGCGACGCCCAAGACGCCATGAAGCTGCTCCTGGTCGCCTCGCTCTCGACCGTGGCGGGCGCCGCCAAGGGCCTGACCCTGCCCGAGCTGGTCGCCAATCTCTGCGCGCCGGGGCGCGACATCTCCAAGCTCAAGAACGAGGTCTTGAATCGGCTTGTCACCACCGCCTGGTATCTCCATACCGGGCGCGACGGGCGGCTCTTCGTCAAGAACGTTCAGAACCTGGTCGCCCGTCTGCGTACCACCGCCGAAAGTTATCTGCACGACCAGTCGGTCAAGGAGCTGCGCGAGCGCCTGGGCGAGCTGTTCAAACCCGAGAACGGTTGGTGTTACCAAAAGGTCCAGGTTCTACCCGCCGTCGATGAGATCGACATCGCGCAGGACAAGACGGTCCTGGTGGTCGCCAACCCGCACCCCGGCGGTCTTCACCCGGATCTGCAAACCCTGTACGACAACATCGACTTCAAGAACCGCGTCTGCTTCCTCACCGGCCAGCGCAGCGCGGACAGCCTGCTCAACGCGGCGAAGGAGCTCAAAGCGATTCGCCACATCATCGACGAGCTGAAATCCGAAGGCACCCCGGACAACGACCCTCAGCTCGTGCAGGCCCGCGACCTGCTCGACCGCATCCAGAACCAGTTCGGCAGCGCGCTGCGCGAGACCTTTTCCACGCTCCATTATCCGAGCGCGCAGCGTCTCATGTCGGCCGACTTCCCCATGGAGTTCACGGCCAACCGCTACGACGGCGAGGACCAGGTCATCCGCACCCTCAAGGCCAAGATGAAGTACACGGACGATGTCACGGGCGAGACCTTCGTCAAAAAGGTCGAAGCGCGCCTCTTCACCCAAAAGGCGATGCCCTGGAACGAGATCAAACGCCGCGCGGCCACCAACCCGGCCTGGCAGTGGCACCGCGCGGACGCACTGGAGAGGCTCAAGGCCGAGTGCGTGCATCAGGACATCTGGCGCGAGGACGGGGGTTATGTGGAGAAGGGGCCGTTCCCCCAGCCCGCCACGCAGGTCAAGCTCCAGGAGTTGTTGCGCGACGACGACACGGGCCGGGTGAAGCTGCGCGCCACCCCGCTGAACGGCGACAGCATCTATGTCGAGATCGGCGCCCCGGCCACCACCGCCTCGCAACGGCTCTCGGGACGGGACTATGAAACCGCCGAGATGGTGGTGTCCTTCCTCGCCGTCGACTCCACCGGACAGCATGAGACCGGAGAGCCTCTGACCTGGCACAACCGCATCACCATCAAGAGTCGGGTCTACGACCATGGCGCAGAGAAGGTCGTGGAGCTGCGCACGGCACCGCCGGCCCCGCTGCGCTACACCACGGACGGATCGGATCCGAAGCTGGCGGGCGGCGCCTACAACGAACCCGTCGTGCTCCCCGCGGGCACCCGGTTCGTCCTGGCGGTCGCGGAAGACAAGGGCACGCCCTCCGAGGTCCACCAGGTTGCGGTCAACTGGGACAGGCCGATCGATACCAAACCCATCGACATCACCGCGCCCTCGACCTGGAGGCCCGTCAGTCACCCCGAAAAGGTCTTCCGTTTCAATACCACCCAGGCCGCGTACGGATTCATCGAGCGCCTCAAGAAACACGCCGGCAAGGCCGCGGCCCAACGTATCGCCGTGCTCGATGGCCGCTGGGCGGATCTGCAGCTTGCCGACGATCTGCTTCTGGACAGCGAGCAGATCCACGCGACGGTCGAGCATCTGCGCGGCTTGGTGAGCGAAGGCGAGGTGACCATCGAGGCGGCCGCCTTGTGGTTCCCGACCGGACAGCAGCTCCTCGACTACGTCCATGAGATTGCCGTGGAGCTGCCGCGCGACGAGGTGGAACCTTGA
- a CDS encoding DUF3780 domain-containing protein: MTNPKKPSCQGFGFCPDESTHHFLVTIPASNREDVLISEHFTWDEISAAMPPTFAIGEPEGKLRVLLPRVKWDAVADDVRVEFNQRLKRDGRKSGSWKTGTNPVSRLLGKELVLLAWAIEEADPALTATAIKNWLGLVPEERWWLYTMTCAATGHAIQGRNKGWRKAVRYALTENPVTDSHHEPLPVFELAVRGQTAAEPVKATRTPRPRTKSAKPNTAER, translated from the coding sequence TTGACGAACCCTAAAAAGCCAAGTTGCCAAGGCTTTGGCTTCTGCCCCGACGAATCGACGCACCACTTTCTGGTCACCATCCCGGCGAGCAACCGCGAGGACGTGCTGATCTCCGAGCATTTCACCTGGGACGAGATCAGCGCTGCGATGCCCCCGACCTTCGCCATCGGTGAGCCCGAGGGCAAGCTGCGCGTCCTCCTGCCCCGCGTCAAATGGGACGCCGTCGCGGATGATGTCCGCGTGGAATTCAACCAACGCCTCAAGCGGGACGGGCGCAAATCCGGGAGCTGGAAGACAGGTACCAACCCCGTCTCACGCCTCCTCGGCAAAGAACTGGTGCTCCTCGCGTGGGCGATCGAAGAGGCGGATCCCGCACTCACCGCGACCGCGATCAAGAACTGGCTCGGCCTGGTCCCGGAGGAGCGCTGGTGGCTCTACACCATGACCTGTGCGGCCACCGGACATGCCATCCAGGGACGCAATAAGGGCTGGCGCAAGGCGGTGCGTTATGCGCTGACGGAGAACCCGGTCACGGACTCACACCATGAGCCCCTGCCTGTGTTTGAATTGGCGGTACGCGGACAGACCGCGGCGGAACCTGTCAAAGCAACACGGACGCCACGTCCGAGGACCAAGTCCGCCAAACCGAATACCGCCGAACGGTGA
- a CDS encoding urease accessory protein UreF has product MPTSTEGALPLLRLMHLVSPSLPVGGFTYSQGLEWAVETGWIRDADDLEGWMADQIQSSLRYLDLPLLVRMQAAALDRDQAAMAGWVDRLLAGRETAELRREETDRGRALADLLIAWGLEDAVAWKPQLARSQAAGFAFAAASWRIEPPEAATGYAWSWLENLVLAGIKLVPLGQTRGQQALARLAGLIPSTVAAALEVPDAEIGASTPALAIASAAHETQYTRLFRS; this is encoded by the coding sequence ATGCCCACGAGCACTGAGGGGGCGCTGCCTCTGCTGCGCCTGATGCACCTGGTCAGCCCCTCGCTGCCTGTCGGCGGTTTCACCTATTCGCAAGGCCTCGAATGGGCGGTCGAGACCGGTTGGATCCGCGATGCCGACGACCTGGAAGGCTGGATGGCCGATCAGATCCAGAGCAGCCTTCGGTATCTGGACCTCCCGCTCTTGGTGCGGATGCAGGCAGCGGCGCTCGATCGCGATCAAGCGGCGATGGCCGGGTGGGTCGATCGGCTCTTGGCCGGGCGCGAAACCGCCGAGCTGCGGCGCGAGGAGACCGATCGCGGACGCGCGCTGGCCGATCTGCTCATCGCCTGGGGGCTCGAGGACGCGGTTGCCTGGAAACCGCAGCTCGCGCGCAGTCAGGCCGCCGGCTTCGCCTTCGCTGCGGCGTCCTGGCGGATCGAGCCGCCGGAGGCGGCGACGGGCTATGCCTGGAGCTGGCTCGAGAATCTCGTGCTGGCCGGAATCAAGCTCGTACCCTTGGGCCAGACGCGCGGCCAACAGGCGCTGGCGCGCCTGGCAGGGCTCATCCCGAGCACGGTCGCCGCGGCCCTGGAGGTCCCGGACGCGGAGATCGGCGCATCGACCCCGGCCCTGGCGATCGCAAGCGCCGCCCACGAGACCCAATACACCCGCTTGTTTCGTTCCTGA
- a CDS encoding zinc ribbon domain-containing protein, protein MNVTRTLFADAPSELAPICRAMGFVRADIWRRFGALGSIGKSNLQLRKAIAARDLYGALPVDGTIRNETTKDVLNDILTYKAAAKLKVRQAIAARTTDEVERKRLYTLLKADRWLDDPFLHRQMRKHFRHGVSHTANQFIVRSDKQSTQIVDGRLVIVIHIARKYGRDIRLTTTSSGKRVDLLGCNLRICVKDDGVEIHYATAKGAGRAHGEQALGIDKGYTEAFTDSDGEAHGPAFGAVLTEYSDAAAATGKQRNRLHALEKAHRAKGHHAKADRIRRCNLGRKKIDARRARTQGHLRTIAFQSAHAIVNKAALVVSEDLTSPIAAKVQWKRYNRRMSGWAKGALADALDSVCEQRGAEHVLVNAAYTSQMDSTTGLLQGERVGDKFYRVTGDVMQADRNAALNVLARLSDPEITRFTPYRDVKRLLLARSPAQLSVKGLELGDPSRQPSADKFNDHV, encoded by the coding sequence ATGAACGTCACCCGCACGCTGTTCGCCGACGCTCCATCGGAACTCGCGCCGATCTGTCGGGCGATGGGCTTTGTGCGTGCGGACATCTGGCGGCGCTTCGGCGCGCTGGGGAGCATCGGCAAGTCCAACCTGCAGCTTCGCAAAGCGATCGCCGCGCGCGATCTGTACGGGGCGTTGCCGGTCGACGGGACCATTCGCAACGAGACCACCAAGGATGTCCTCAACGACATTCTGACCTACAAAGCCGCCGCCAAGCTCAAGGTCCGGCAGGCCATTGCCGCCCGCACGACGGATGAGGTCGAGCGCAAGCGACTCTACACCCTGCTCAAGGCCGATCGCTGGCTGGACGACCCCTTCCTGCACCGGCAGATGCGCAAACACTTTCGGCACGGCGTCAGCCACACAGCTAACCAGTTCATCGTGCGTTCCGACAAGCAGTCCACGCAGATCGTCGATGGGCGGCTGGTCATCGTCATTCACATCGCGCGCAAGTATGGCCGCGACATCCGGCTGACCACGACCTCCAGCGGCAAACGTGTCGATCTCCTCGGCTGCAATCTGCGCATCTGCGTCAAGGATGACGGCGTCGAGATCCATTACGCCACCGCGAAAGGCGCCGGGCGTGCGCATGGCGAGCAGGCGTTGGGCATCGACAAGGGCTACACCGAGGCGTTCACCGATTCCGACGGCGAGGCGCATGGCCCGGCCTTCGGCGCCGTCCTGACCGAGTACAGCGATGCGGCGGCGGCGACGGGGAAACAGCGCAACCGACTCCATGCGCTGGAGAAGGCTCATCGCGCCAAAGGCCACCATGCCAAAGCCGACCGGATCCGTCGCTGCAATCTGGGGCGCAAAAAGATCGACGCGCGTCGTGCGCGCACCCAGGGACACCTGCGCACCATCGCCTTTCAATCCGCGCACGCCATCGTGAACAAGGCCGCGCTGGTGGTTTCCGAAGATTTAACGTCGCCCATTGCCGCGAAGGTGCAATGGAAGCGATACAACCGACGCATGAGTGGATGGGCGAAAGGCGCGTTAGCCGATGCCCTCGACTCGGTGTGTGAGCAGCGTGGCGCCGAGCATGTCTTGGTCAACGCGGCCTATACGTCGCAAATGGACTCGACCACCGGCCTGCTGCAAGGCGAGCGGGTGGGCGATAAGTTTTACCGGGTAACCGGGGACGTGATGCAGGCCGACCGCAACGCGGCTTTGAATGTGCTGGCACGGCTCTCCGACCCCGAGATCACGCGGTTCACACCGTATCGGGACGTCAAACGGCTGCTGCTGGCACGTTCTCCGGCGCAACTGAGCGTCAAGGGGCTTGAGTTGGGCGATCCGTCGCGTCAACCAAGTGCGGATAAATTCAATGATCACGTTTGA
- a CDS encoding DUF1156 domain-containing protein — MTTFIETQFPVSKLSKESYKERKANYSQTLTGLGKWWGRKPLIMVRAAILGLLLPASRDPKRDREIFLMLLTMDPEGLWRRKTKAIPLAELFARLRPDERADWFDPNAPKPKYRPGTSGEDRASLQRLVFERMGYDEKLVYCDRPEQIKGPSEPAWDAINTHLGTDARSLPELVRALGERRFGHVPRVGDAFCGGEVFRLKPRASAARRTALI, encoded by the coding sequence ATGACCACCTTCATCGAGACCCAGTTTCCCGTCTCCAAGCTCTCGAAGGAGAGCTACAAGGAACGCAAGGCCAATTACAGCCAGACCCTGACCGGACTCGGTAAGTGGTGGGGACGCAAGCCGCTCATCATGGTTCGGGCGGCCATCCTGGGGTTGCTCCTCCCGGCGAGCCGGGACCCCAAGCGAGACCGCGAGATCTTTTTGATGCTCCTGACCATGGACCCGGAGGGTCTGTGGCGGCGCAAGACCAAGGCGATCCCGCTGGCGGAGCTGTTTGCGCGACTGCGTCCCGACGAGCGTGCCGACTGGTTCGATCCGAACGCCCCGAAGCCGAAATATCGCCCCGGCACCTCTGGCGAAGACAGGGCCAGCCTGCAGCGTCTCGTCTTCGAGCGGATGGGCTATGACGAGAAGCTGGTCTACTGCGACCGACCCGAGCAGATCAAGGGGCCGTCCGAGCCCGCTTGGGACGCGATCAATACCCACCTCGGCACGGATGCGCGCAGTCTCCCCGAGCTGGTCCGCGCGCTCGGCGAGCGTCGCTTCGGCCATGTCCCACGGGTCGGAGACGCCTTCTGCGGCGGGGAAGTGTTCCGTTTGAAGCCGCGCGCATCGGCTGCGAGGCGTACGGCTCTGATCTGA
- a CDS encoding phosphatase PAP2 family protein: MSQNTAPHRDWLPQGIALVLIALVGTLPFWLTDLDIQVAALFYHPEVDDPWYKAQAPLWSFLYVASPLLTGFIMLGGLLVLGAGAIWQSFRRLRCYAILLIAATILGPGLIVNGVFKDNWGRPRPHQIEPLGGTRAYVPPLAISEHGDGKSFPCGHSSVGYMLGVFFIIWRKRRPVLAWTALAGSLAFGTLLGIGRMAAGDHFLSDVIWSGVIAYGIAWGLYYFVLRIPRREVTESAAPPSPMPELRRPKVTAALYALVAALMIGAVLLATPLKNVQIQWVRPGDFDPPPRILRLVADQAYVILFFPGGTHRTAEIRLEARGFGLPWSKVEPELAGDHQVLTYRISHRGIFTEKDTKVVMGIVANDWDRVEVRIDSGDIRVHPSQDPLPELDLQTADGKVIRVDH, encoded by the coding sequence ATGTCCCAAAACACCGCACCCCACCGGGATTGGCTCCCGCAAGGCATCGCCTTGGTCCTGATCGCCCTGGTCGGCACCCTGCCCTTTTGGCTGACCGATCTGGATATCCAGGTCGCCGCGCTCTTTTATCATCCGGAGGTGGACGACCCTTGGTACAAGGCCCAAGCACCGCTTTGGTCCTTTCTCTATGTCGCTTCGCCGCTCCTGACCGGCTTCATCATGCTCGGCGGCCTGCTCGTGCTCGGTGCCGGGGCGATCTGGCAGTCGTTCAGACGGCTACGCTGTTACGCGATCCTGCTGATCGCCGCGACCATCCTCGGACCCGGCCTCATCGTCAACGGTGTCTTCAAGGACAATTGGGGACGGCCGCGACCGCACCAGATCGAGCCGCTCGGCGGGACCCGCGCCTATGTCCCGCCGCTCGCGATCTCCGAGCACGGCGACGGCAAATCCTTCCCGTGCGGGCACAGCTCGGTCGGCTACATGCTCGGCGTCTTCTTCATCATCTGGCGCAAACGCAGGCCGGTGCTCGCCTGGACGGCGCTGGCCGGCTCGCTCGCCTTCGGCACACTGCTCGGGATCGGGCGGATGGCGGCGGGGGACCACTTCCTCTCGGACGTCATCTGGTCCGGGGTCATCGCCTACGGGATTGCCTGGGGGCTCTATTATTTCGTCCTCCGCATCCCGCGGCGCGAGGTCACCGAGTCGGCGGCACCCCCTTCCCCGATGCCCGAGTTGCGACGCCCGAAGGTCACGGCGGCGCTCTATGCGCTCGTTGCGGCCCTGATGATCGGGGCCGTGCTCTTGGCGACACCGCTGAAGAACGTGCAGATCCAATGGGTCCGGCCGGGTGATTTCGATCCGCCTCCCCGCATCTTGCGCCTGGTCGCCGATCAGGCTTACGTGATCCTTTTCTTTCCGGGCGGTACGCACCGCACGGCCGAGATTCGGTTGGAGGCACGTGGCTTCGGCTTACCCTGGAGCAAGGTCGAGCCGGAGTTGGCCGGCGACCATCAGGTGCTGACCTACCGGATCAGCCATCGGGGAATCTTCACGGAAAAGGATACCAAGGTCGTCATGGGGATCGTCGCGAACGATTGGGATCGGGTCGAGGTCCGGATCGACTCGGGAGACATCCGAGTCCATCCCTCGCAGGATCCGCTGCCCGAGCTCGACCTGCAGACGGCCGACGGCAAAGTGATCCGGGTCGACCACTGA
- a CDS encoding Uma2 family endonuclease gives MEAHKPATVAELLACPDERVELIGGEIVRRPMARGEHAMVQGPTHDELSPFQRKDGPGGWWIATEISVAYVAQECPSHDLAGWRKEPSPKRPRGVVELTPDWVCEIVSPGHERKDTLTLFLPLQRHRVPFYWLIWPESRTLIAYQLDGEHDRVIATITEPTRVRVPPFDAFEMDLSYVFGE, from the coding sequence ATGGAGGCCCACAAGCCGGCAACCGTCGCCGAACTGCTCGCATGTCCGGATGAGCGGGTGGAGCTGATCGGCGGGGAGATCGTTCGCCGGCCGATGGCGCGCGGTGAGCACGCGATGGTCCAAGGCCCCACGCACGACGAGCTGAGCCCGTTCCAGCGCAAGGACGGCCCCGGCGGCTGGTGGATCGCCACCGAGATCAGCGTCGCCTACGTGGCGCAAGAATGCCCGAGCCACGATCTTGCCGGCTGGCGCAAGGAGCCTAGCCCCAAGCGTCCGCGCGGTGTCGTCGAGCTGACGCCGGACTGGGTCTGCGAGATCGTCTCGCCCGGCCACGAGCGCAAGGACACCCTGACCTTATTCCTGCCTCTGCAACGCCACCGCGTGCCGTTCTACTGGCTGATCTGGCCGGAGAGCCGCACCCTGATCGCCTACCAGCTCGACGGCGAGCACGACCGCGTCATCGCCACCATTACCGAGCCCACTCGCGTGCGCGTCCCCCCGTTCGATGCCTTCGAGATGGACCTGAGCTACGTCTTCGGCGAATAG